CTCGCACCTTGCGCTGTCGTATCGCCTGGCCACCACCGCGCACGGGGGCGGCTTCGACGAGGTCGTGGTGCACGGCACCGGTGGCTACGTCGTCATCTACACCGCGGGCTGGGCGTCGCTGACCGTGCTCGCGGACTCCGCGGTGAACGTCGGCCGCCTCCACCTGGAGTCGCGGCCGGTGGCCCGCGCCATCGCCGACCACCTGGCCGTGCTGGCGAACGGGCCGAGACACAAGCAGCCGACGAAAACAGATTGAAAGGAACGGAAGTGACCAATATGGATCTGGCCCTCAAGGACATGATGGTGATCGACGGGGCCGTGGGCGCCGCGGTGGTCGACTACAACTCCGGCATGGCGCTCGGCATGCTCGGCAGCTCCAAATCGCTGGACCTGCAGATCGCCGCGGCGGGCAACACCGAGGTGATGCGCGCGAAGATGCGCACCATGGACCAGCTCGGCCTCAGCGACGAGATCGAGGACATCCTCATCACCCTCTCCGGCCAGTACCACATCATCCGGCCCATGACCGGGCGCAAATCCAAGGGCCTGTTCCTCTACCTCGCGCTCGATCGCGGCCGGGCCAACCTGGCGCTGGCCCGGCACCGGCTCAAGGGGATCGAAGAAGATCTCGAAATCTAGTGCTCACCGGTAGCGCTCACGCCGACAGGCGGTAGAAACGCCAGAAGCCGAAATCCTCGATCGGCAGGATCTCCACCTCCGCGAAACCGGCCTCGCGCGCGTAACGGCGCAGGGTGTCGTAGCGCATCACCGTGCCGGTGCCCGCGGAGCCGGGGTGCGAGAGGCCGTCGGGCAGGCAGATCAGCAGGCTGAACCCGTACATCAGCCGGTCGATGTCGCTCGCGGGCGCGTCGAAGGTGGCGGCGACGGCCTCGTCCATGACGATCGCCGCCCCACCCGGGCGCAACGCCCGGCGCATCCCCTCCAACACCCGCACGGGATGCGGCATGTCGTGCAGGCACTCGAAGGCGAAGACGGCGTCGTAAGCGTGTTCCGTGAGCGCCGTGGCGGCGTCGGCGAGGTGGAACCGCACCCGGTCGCCGACGCCCGCCGCGGCGGCGTGCTCGGTCGCCATCCGCACCGAGGGGCCGTCGACGTCGAAACCGTCGACGATCAGCTCCGGGAAGGCTTGGGCGAGGGCGATGCTCGACCAGCCCCCGCCGAATCCGACGTCGGCGACGCGCGCGCCCGGCCTGCTCAGCAGGTCTGTCATCGTGGTGACCTCGCCCAAAGCGGCGGCCAGCCGCTGCCGGAACCAGGGGCGGTTCATGTCCGACTGCGCCTCGCGCATGTCGGTGCCGAACTCCGCCCAGCTCACCCCGCCGCCGGTGCGGTACGCGTCGAGCAGCGCGGGCAGCTGGACGGCCGCGGCGGCGAACATCCGCGCCAGCGGCGCCAGGTAATTCAGGCTGTCCCGGTCGGTGAGCACCTCCGCCACGCCCGCGGGCAGGGCGAACCGGCCGTCCAGGTGGGTCAGGATGCCCGCGGCGGCCTGCTGCTCCAGCCACTCCCGGGCATACCGTGGTCCGCCGCCCGCGCGGGCCACGAGTTCGGCCGGGTCGGCCGGACCGTGCTCGGCGAGCGCGCGATACCAGCCCATCCGGTCGCCGAGGTGGACCGCGAGCAGGTCGACCGCACCCAGCGCGGCGGTGAGCATGCGCTCGGCGAATCGGTCGGCGTCGAGTGGCGGTGCGGGAATGGTGGTCACGGGGCGTCCTTCCGTCGATGCTCGTCCGGCCGGGAACGCCCGGCGCGGGCCTGCATCCGGATCGCGCGCGGCGCGCGGGAGGTTAACGAGCGACGCCTCGACCTCGGGCGGATGGCCCGACGGGTTCGATCAGTCCAGCAGCCCGTGCAGCAGCAGTGCCCACGCGTGCTCGGCGGTGGTCTGCCGGGATGCGACGTCGGTGCGCGCCAGCACCGCGGCCAGCATGGCGACCGCGAGCACGAGATCGGTGGCGCCCAGCCCGGCGCGGATGCCGCCGCGCTGCGCCGGGTCGGCGAGCTTGGTGTCGAGCAGGGTCAGCAGGCGACAGGCGGGCTCCAATACGCGCGGATCGTCGCTGGTCGGATCCAGCATCGCGATGAAGGCGGCCGAGGCGGTGACTTGATCGACGATGACGGCCAGCACATCCGCCACGGTGGTACCCGGATCGGCGGCCAGCGTCTCGACCTCGGTCAGGTTCTCCTCGAACACGGCCAGCGCGAGCGCCGCCCTGG
This sequence is a window from Nocardia farcinica. Protein-coding genes within it:
- a CDS encoding roadblock/LC7 domain-containing protein, giving the protein MSGPEPYAVVLAELKALRERVPRLTGALVASGDGLLITHDLPGHIEPDGMAALTASHLALSYRLATTAHGGGFDEVVVHGTGGYVVIYTAGWASLTVLADSAVNVGRLHLESRPVARAIADHLAVLANGPRHKQPTKTD
- a CDS encoding TetR/AcrR family transcriptional regulator, whose translation is MSATRRANRGPSAAAGNRAALIAAAREVFATNGFDAPLSLIARTAGVGQGVLYRHFPTRAALALAVFEENLTEVETLAADPGTTVADVLAVIVDQVTASAAFIAMLDPTSDDPRVLEPACRLLTLLDTKLADPAQRGGIRAGLGATDLVLAVAMLAAVLARTDVASRQTTAEHAWALLLHGLLD
- a CDS encoding class I SAM-dependent methyltransferase yields the protein MPAPPLDADRFAERMLTAALGAVDLLAVHLGDRMGWYRALAEHGPADPAELVARAGGGPRYAREWLEQQAAAGILTHLDGRFALPAGVAEVLTDRDSLNYLAPLARMFAAAAVQLPALLDAYRTGGGVSWAEFGTDMREAQSDMNRPWFRQRLAAALGEVTTMTDLLSRPGARVADVGFGGGWSSIALAQAFPELIVDGFDVDGPSVRMATEHAAAAGVGDRVRFHLADAATALTEHAYDAVFAFECLHDMPHPVRVLEGMRRALRPGGAAIVMDEAVAATFDAPASDIDRLMYGFSLLICLPDGLSHPGSAGTGTVMRYDTLRRYAREAGFAEVEILPIEDFGFWRFYRLSA